The DNA segment GCGTTTGATCATGATCAGCAGTAATTGTACCGCTGCTGGGGTCACACCCTGAATACGTCCTGCCTGTGCGAGTGTCGCTGGACGAACAGCTTTAAGTTTCATGGTAATTTCGCGTGACAACCCAGATACCGCATCGTAATCAAAATCAACAGGTAGGGCTGTTTCTTCATAACGTTTTAGATGTGCCACATCATCTTGCTGACGATCGATATAACCTGAATATTTCACGGCAATTTCGATTTGTTCACCAACCATTGGAGCAACATTAGAACCGGTCAATTCAGCAATCTGCGCAAAAGTGACATCAGGGCGCTTTAACAAGTCGTAAGCATTATTTTCACGATTCAAGACTTCACCAGTTTGCGCGATGAATGCCATGCCTAACTTGTTATTTGGGGTGGCCCACAGCCCTTTTAAGCGTGCAGATTCGCGCTCAATCGATTCAACTTTTTCACAGTATGCCGCCCAGCGCTCATCACTGACCAAGCCCAGCTTACGACCTGCTTCAGTGAGACGTTGATCGGCATTATCTTCACGCAGCATTAGACGATATTCAGCACGGCTTGTAAACATACGGTAGGGTTCTTTGGTTCCATGGGTGATCAGGTCATCAACCATAACGCCCAAATAAGCTTGGTCACGGCTTGGTGTCCAGCTTTCTTCATCAACTGCACGGCGTGCAGCATTGAGCCCAGCAAGTAGACCCTGAGCTCCTGCCTCCTCATACCCTGTAGTGCCATTAATCTGACCCGCAAAGTACAAATTATTGATCGATTTGGTCTCAAGGGTTGGTTTTAAGTTTTGAGGGTTGAAGTAGTCATATTCGATTGCATAGCCGGGACGCGTGATATGAGCATTTTCAAGCCCTTTCATTGAACGAACCAGACGCAGTTGAATATCAAACGGTAAGCTGGTTGAAATGCCGTTAGGATATAACTCGTGCGTATTTAAGCCTTCAGGTTCAATAAAAATCTGGTGACTGTCTTTATCTGCAAAGCGATGAATC comes from the Aquirhabdus parva genome and includes:
- the mnmG gene encoding tRNA uridine-5-carboxymethylaminomethyl(34) synthesis enzyme MnmG; this encodes MHYPKSYDVIVIGGGHAGTEAALAAARMGRQTLLLTHNIETLGQMSCNPAIGGIGKSHLVREIDAMGGAMALATDHAGIQFRVLNSRKGAAVRATRAQADRILYKAAIRSMLENQPNLDIFQQAADDLIVEGDTVKGVVTQSGIRFDARTVVLTSGTFLGGIIHIGMQQSRGGRAGDPPSIALADRLRELKLPVGRLKTGTPPRIDAKSVDFSVMIPQPGDTPLPVMSFMGDVSMHPRQVNCWMTHTNLETHDIIRSGLDRSPMYTGVIEGVGPRYCPSIEDKIHRFADKDSHQIFIEPEGLNTHELYPNGISTSLPFDIQLRLVRSMKGLENAHITRPGYAIEYDYFNPQNLKPTLETKSINNLYFAGQINGTTGYEEAGAQGLLAGLNAARRAVDEESWTPSRDQAYLGVMVDDLITHGTKEPYRMFTSRAEYRLMLREDNADQRLTEAGRKLGLVSDERWAAYCEKVESIERESARLKGLWATPNNKLGMAFIAQTGEVLNRENNAYDLLKRPDVTFAQIAELTGSNVAPMVGEQIEIAVKYSGYIDRQQDDVAHLKRYEETALPVDFDYDAVSGLSREITMKLKAVRPATLAQAGRIQGVTPAAVQLLLIMIKRQGIKQAG